The proteins below come from a single Thermopolyspora flexuosa genomic window:
- a CDS encoding ABC transporter substrate-binding protein — protein MTQNPYRNPRRRGRPAALLTAAAALLAACAGPVTPAAGPGAGGGEAPAPGGTLRIASLQSDIDALDPLTGYSTDSWLILRALTRQLVTYRGSATEIRDDTELVPDLAESWEVSDDGRTYTFRLRDGIRYSGATDREIVAGDFVYAIKRFCDPNKQVAAINYFKLAFSGFTEYCEEFAKVPPGDPARSKRFIDTHDIPGVSAPDDKTLVLRSDTKHYDFLHILSMNFVSPLPEEFVSRYIGDSLEFRKNYPSSGPYRIDSYEPGRSLVLKKVEGYDHTKDPARKAYVDEIVVDFTTNSEDAVVQRIRSGDADLSLYLDVPPLATIRQYQASGSPYLHASDSGAANFITFNARPEATSPGAQALRKPKVRQALAYAVNKANLVQAQGGPIAAKPLGQIITSTILGHEPFDPYATPGHTGDPEKARRLLAEAGYPDGLKLDAVYRVNAQFETIAVTLKNDLARAGIELNLIPVPYAQYHPYVQDPKSRWDVSLSGSFAPDWQGPSTRMLLGGWLNSDAAPCGTGNVHAICYHNPELNRLARKAFAYDDPGPIWAEADRLVSTDLPWIPLFEKRKVVITSERVRNWTWSSLATHADITNIAVSPAN, from the coding sequence GTGACCCAGAACCCCTACCGGAACCCCCGGCGCCGCGGCCGGCCGGCGGCCCTGCTCACCGCGGCCGCCGCCCTGCTCGCCGCCTGCGCCGGCCCGGTCACCCCCGCGGCCGGTCCGGGCGCGGGCGGCGGCGAGGCCCCCGCGCCCGGCGGCACCCTGCGCATCGCGTCCCTGCAGTCCGACATCGACGCGCTCGACCCGCTCACCGGGTACAGCACCGACTCCTGGCTGATCCTGCGCGCCCTCACCCGGCAGCTCGTCACCTACCGGGGCAGCGCCACCGAGATCAGGGACGACACCGAGCTCGTGCCCGACCTCGCCGAGTCCTGGGAGGTGAGCGACGACGGCAGGACCTACACCTTCCGCCTGCGCGACGGCATCCGGTACTCGGGCGCGACCGACCGCGAGATCGTCGCGGGCGATTTCGTCTACGCGATCAAGCGGTTCTGCGACCCGAACAAGCAGGTCGCCGCGATCAACTACTTCAAGCTCGCCTTCTCCGGGTTCACCGAGTACTGCGAGGAGTTCGCCAAGGTGCCGCCGGGCGACCCGGCGCGGTCGAAGCGGTTCATCGACACCCACGACATCCCCGGCGTCTCCGCGCCCGACGACAAGACGCTCGTGCTCCGCTCGGACACGAAGCACTACGACTTCCTGCACATCCTGTCGATGAACTTCGTCTCCCCGCTGCCGGAGGAGTTCGTCTCCCGCTACATCGGCGACTCGCTGGAGTTCCGCAAGAACTACCCCTCCAGCGGGCCGTACCGGATCGACTCCTACGAGCCGGGGCGCAGCCTCGTGCTGAAGAAGGTCGAGGGGTACGACCACACCAAGGACCCGGCGCGCAAGGCGTACGTCGACGAGATCGTGGTCGACTTCACCACGAACAGCGAGGACGCCGTGGTGCAGCGGATCCGGTCCGGCGACGCCGACCTGTCGCTCTACCTCGACGTGCCGCCGCTCGCCACGATCCGGCAGTACCAGGCGAGCGGGAGCCCGTACCTGCACGCCTCCGACAGCGGGGCGGCGAACTTCATCACGTTCAACGCGCGGCCCGAGGCCACCTCGCCGGGCGCCCAGGCCCTGCGCAAGCCGAAGGTACGGCAGGCCCTGGCGTACGCGGTGAACAAGGCGAACCTGGTGCAGGCGCAGGGCGGCCCGATCGCGGCGAAGCCGCTCGGCCAGATCATCACCTCGACGATCCTCGGCCACGAGCCGTTCGACCCGTACGCCACCCCGGGGCACACCGGCGACCCGGAGAAGGCCCGGCGGCTGCTCGCCGAGGCCGGGTACCCGGACGGGCTGAAACTCGACGCGGTCTACCGGGTCAACGCCCAGTTCGAGACGATCGCGGTCACGCTCAAGAACGACCTGGCGCGGGCCGGGATCGAGCTCAACCTCATCCCGGTGCCCTACGCCCAGTACCACCCGTACGTGCAGGACCCCAAGAGCCGCTGGGACGTGTCGCTGAGCGGGTCGTTCGCGCCCGACTGGCAGGGGCCGAGCACCCGGATGCTGCTCGGCGGCTGGCTCAACTCGGACGCCGCGCCCTGCGGCACCGGCAACGTGCACGCGATCTGCTACCACAACCCCGAGCTCAACCGGCTGGCGAGGAAGGCGTTCGCCTACGACGACCCCGGGCCGATCTGGGCCGAGGCCGACCGGCTGGTCTCCACCGACCTGCCGTGGATCCCGCTGTTCGAGAAGCGCAAGGTCGTGATCACCTCGGAGCGGGTGCGCAACTGGACCTGGTCGTCGCTCGCCACCCACGCCGACATCACCAACATCGCCGTCAGCCCGGCGAACTGA
- a CDS encoding LLM class flavin-dependent oxidoreductase, whose translation MTLHIHWYLPTNGDSRDIVGSGDGSQKTLAAVADTFRPPTIEYLGQIARSAEQLGYEAVLTPTGLWCEDPWITTAALSQVTRRLRFLVAFRPGLVSPTLAAHQAATFQRITGGRLLLNVVTGGDSAEQRRFGDHLGHDERYDRTDEFLAVLRGVTDPPPGETFGFTGRHYRIEEARVDTGGYGLPPLFFGGASPAAERVAARRADVYLAWGEPPKLIAERLERMRELAAAEGRELRFGIRLHVISRDTSAQAWAEAERLLSRITPERIAAVRADLAASESVGQRRMYALHGGDRDRLEIYPNLWAGYGLVRGGAGTALVGSHEEVADRIEEYHALGLDHFILSGQPHLEEAYWFAEGAAAVLRSRGLLPAPAAGTAPALVP comes from the coding sequence ATGACCCTGCACATCCACTGGTACCTGCCGACCAACGGCGACAGCCGCGACATCGTCGGCTCCGGCGACGGGTCGCAGAAGACCCTCGCCGCGGTCGCCGACACCTTCCGCCCTCCGACCATCGAGTACCTCGGCCAGATCGCCCGGTCGGCCGAGCAGCTCGGGTACGAGGCCGTGCTCACCCCGACCGGCCTATGGTGCGAGGACCCGTGGATCACCACCGCGGCCCTGTCCCAGGTGACCCGGCGGCTGAGGTTCCTCGTCGCCTTCCGGCCGGGCCTGGTGTCGCCCACGCTCGCCGCGCATCAGGCCGCCACGTTCCAGCGGATCACCGGCGGGCGGCTGCTGCTCAACGTGGTCACCGGCGGCGACTCGGCCGAGCAGCGCCGGTTCGGCGACCACCTCGGCCACGACGAGCGGTACGACCGCACCGACGAGTTCCTCGCGGTCCTGCGCGGGGTCACCGACCCGCCGCCCGGCGAGACGTTCGGCTTCACCGGCCGGCACTACCGGATCGAGGAGGCCCGGGTCGACACCGGCGGGTACGGCCTGCCGCCGCTGTTCTTCGGCGGGGCGAGCCCGGCCGCCGAGCGCGTCGCGGCCCGGCGGGCCGACGTCTACCTCGCCTGGGGCGAGCCGCCCAAGCTGATCGCCGAGCGGCTGGAGCGGATGCGCGAGCTCGCCGCCGCGGAGGGACGCGAGCTGCGCTTCGGCATCCGGCTGCACGTGATCAGCCGGGACACCTCGGCACAGGCGTGGGCCGAGGCCGAGCGGCTGCTGTCCCGGATCACCCCCGAGCGCATCGCGGCGGTCCGCGCCGACCTCGCCGCCTCCGAGTCGGTCGGCCAGCGCCGCATGTACGCGCTGCACGGCGGCGACCGCGACCGGCTGGAGATCTACCCGAACCTGTGGGCGGGCTACGGCCTGGTCCGCGGCGGCGCGGGCACCGCGCTCGTCGGCAGCCACGAGGAGGTCGCCGACCGGATCGAGGAGTACCACGCGCTCGGCCTCGACCACTTCATCCTCTCCGGCCAGCCCCACCTGGAGGAGGCGTACTGGTTCGCCGAGGGCGCCGCCGCCGTGCTCCGCTCCCGCGGCCTGCTGCCCGCCCCGGCCGCCGGCACCGCACCCGCCCTCGTCCCCTGA